One part of the Plasmodium yoelii strain 17X genome assembly, chromosome: 13 genome encodes these proteins:
- a CDS encoding CDT1-like protein, putative, with translation MNNLMNTIKQKIQLGTKLYNKTSEAGMPMRSSKINNLNMDINDGIIDEESMTPRAFDKTKKSMAVTNYTTIMNENIGDQNNERNINEDGINETELNANPRKRRNRGQENIYNSDEDKFNKVMNRDSKDDEIYNNMTESESMDNINLNKKMEKKEYSQKGNNNNNTNNSRENINNNFDYNNKMNGEIENNTSSFMSNGWGTPKKSNVGHNYYSGIDNPSTLKKYKTPCEMDMINPDESLIGNKCITINNYVNPPKFVSQTFTPSKFPLSGEKNPDMTYEDFRGFFKNNACIISEHEFNSKKAKHKIGDNDRKYFENFNVVCETNLWPNKRGVSQSVNKNAPSITTNTTAIGNSNDSSVSIRSSNHRSIERNLAHSNTYGNYGNSSFLNNYKESPKSKKRKGDGSPKLSTKKLLNALSGNDTKKKDHNNNSPIRSYKKSKTQSNEKEDSEYDTDGNKKNKFKFIDYELNPVLKTEKDTNKTNECIIMEELCKHKQNPITTIYEPYSKDLDDIFNKNITKTPITLLNLYQYLLIIISRRNKKNQPVFYRLIKQEITNLNPSCIFTGEMLKQLAWIAPNLIQLNKVVITKEIYEANHEIYTDYVTGRKVEDIQIREHTEKCENIYEYTSSDKLEMLKRIIINWANIKHTELLKKINPDFYFPKYSELKKWHSLFNFNQIIFPSVVLEENKILAQLARTPQESNADDFIVIQDSPIKCATIDLKKNKCFIKEMEKEKTRTPLGRNKRKSNFLFNTTNNNTNNSNSIASQGSPKKRETDNMKQIREEAHKKNIIKLIKDEFDKEYDLLVTEKKKFENAKWIAEIIHEQFIVEGTCTVIELKTFAKKVADKYKSNKDFKMDEQLIVKLIEMLPEYVTDIHVKPCFAVKDNMNLSVKTKKNLFNFLQPLSNKIEDISNKYEQAKNNKENRLNDLWKKHNVNFEITENIKKYFFTPGSIALSNL, from the coding sequence atgaataatttaatgaatacaataaaacaaaaaatccAACTAGGaactaaattatataataagacCTCGGAAGCCGGAATGCCAATGCGATcgtcaaaaataaataatcttAATATGGATATAAATGATGGGATTATTGACGAAGAGTCTATGACTCCTCGAGCGTttgataaaacaaaaaaaagcaTGGCTGTAACAAATTATACTACTATAATGAACGAAAATATAGGGGATCAAAATAATGAACGAAATATCAACGAGGATGGTATAAATGAAACAGAGTTAAATGCAAATCCACGAAAAAGACGAAATCGAGGtcaagaaaatatatataatagtgaTGAAGACAAATTCAATAAAGTGATGAATAGGGATTCAAAAGATGATGAAATATACAACAATATGACAGAATCGGAATCTATGGATAATatcaatttaaataaaaaaatggaaaaaaaggaatattcACAAAAagggaataataataataatacaaataattcacgtgaaaatataaataataattttgattataataataaaatgaatggtgaaatagaaaataatacatcTTCATTTATGAGCAATGGATGGGGAACTCCTAAAAAAAGTAATGTAggtcataattattattccGGAATTGATAATCCATctactttaaaaaaatataaaactccATGTGAAATGGATATGATAAATCCTGATGAAAGTTTAATAGGAAATAAATGTAtaactataaataattatgtaaaTCCACCAAAATTTGTATCCCAAACATTTACCCCTAGTAAATTTCCATTATCAGGCGAAAAAAATCCTGATATGACTTATGAAGATTTTAGaggtttttttaaaaataatgcatGTATAATAAGTGAACATGAATTTAATAGTAAAAAAGCAAAACACAAAATTGGTGATAATGatagaaaatattttgaaaattttaacGTAGTTTGTGAAACAAATTTATGGCCAAATAAAAGAGGCGTCTCACAATCAGTTAATAAAAATGCCCCAAGTATTACTACAAATACTACGGCAATTGGAAACTCAAATGATAGTAGTGTTTCAATTCGTAGTAGTAACCATCGCAGTATTGAACGAAATTTAGCACATAGCAACACTTATGGAAATTATGGTAACAGctcttttttaaataattacaaaGAATCTCCAAAATCCAAAAAACGAAAAGGCGATGGTAGTCCAAAGCTTAGcacaaaaaaattgttaaatgCATTATCGGGAAatgatacaaaaaaaaaagatcaCAATAATAACAGTCCTATTagaagttataaaaaatctAAAACTCAATCTAATGAAAAAGAAGACAGTGAATATGATACTGATggaaataagaaaaataaatttaaatttatagatTATGAATTAAATCCAGTTTTAAAAACTGAAAAAGatacaaataaaacaaatgaaTGTATTATAATGGAAGAATTATGTAAACATAAACAAAATCCAATAACAACTATTTATGAACCATATTCAAAAGATTTAgatgatatatttaataaaaatataactaaAACACCTATtactttattaaatttatatcaatatttattaattattatatctagacgtaataaaaaaaatcaaccAGTTTTTTATCGATTGATAAAGCAAGAAATTACCAATTTAAATCCATCTTGCATATTTACTGGAGAAATGTTAAAACAATTAGCTTGGATTGCTCCGAATTTAATTCAATTAAATAAAGTAGTTATaacaaaagaaatatatgaagCTAATCATGAAATATATACAGATTATGTTACTGGAAGAAAAGTCGAAGATATACAAATAAGAGAACATACagaaaaatgtgaaaatatatatgaatatacatCATCTGATAAATTAGAAATGCTAAAAAGAATAATTATCAATTGGGcaaatattaaacatacagaattattaaaaaaaattaatccagatttttattttcctaaATATTCAGAATTAAAAAAGTGGCATTCACTCTTTAATTTTaatcaaattatttttccatCTGTCGTTttggaagaaaataaaatcttAGCTCAATTAGCTCGAACACCCCAAGAAAGCAATGCAGACGATTTTATTGTAATACAAGATAGTCCAATAAAGTGTGCAACtattgatttaaaaaaaaataaatgttttattaaagAAATGGAAAAGGAAAAAACTCGAACTCCATTAggaagaaataaaagaaaatcaAATTTTCTATTTAACACAACTAACAATAATACCAATAATTCTAATTCAATTGCTTCACAAGGATCTccaaaaaaaagagaaacaGACAATATGAAGCAAATACGTGAAGAAGcccataaaaaaaatatcataaaattgaTCAAAGATGAGTTTGATAAAGAGTATGATTTATTAGttactgaaaaaaaaaaattcgaaAATGCAAAATGGATAGCAGAAATTATTCATGAGCAATTTATAGTTGAGGGAACATGCACAGTAATCGAATTAAAAACTTTTGCTAAAAAAGTTGcagataaatataaaagtaataAGGATTTCAAAATGGATGAACAATTAATAGTAAAATTAATAGAAATGTTA
- a CDS encoding DNA repair protein RAD5, putative: MTTSNYFKCENNICNESNNVSKYNYSDDVIELVNLNSNGRKPYNGKETNDLSKPSRNKANYNKFKESDSDIEVIGDIRIYNNDKIDEIKSFNKDGELIRGKGVYFEYYLGCIETDSIILSSEICDVKNDKDVSISYEITPKSTKRSFSPMYNLKINDSYISSNDYIKIIGRNIQNKTQTGKKKVPQKKQKKENNNDSSTVRYDTLSQKNNNFNEILSSDKKYVEMNKYKCEVLKDINEGYPCIRLKHNNRDISKLKSHLSKTLSVLLVLNAIRIEIKLEKVSLCDFKFGGSLKTFVHVILYPDSFKIDVHKYHEYNSLIKYSVNNLFKELKIAPLRLAKNISSDSFDDLNTKIVTGKNLTKNNDNFSNKYESSSTINTNNAFYLDFALKGGTQGSSTISQAKEYEEILDTASENEVEEKNEDTTNMVFAEEKYRGGYLLEDFKEIYPNSVYFKPTLKAYQAEGIWWMYLKENPPEYLKENIFKGEKTKEIDLDQIIRSKSTCSEIHVYNDLYVDKEVDVYNDVYVDKEVDVYADKEVDVYVDKDVHVNRDVYVDKEINVNRDVYIDKEVNVNKYMHNCEIYLLDMKTESGSSNSNIKIKDENSENDEENGRMNEINNKKKLVKTEEYNNDDDNDIRNKEPLNPMWEEHAFIPNIKIYEEGKLIFVLKYFYVNKITGCLSLTYPQYVPQFRGGILADEMGLGKTIQSIGLIAHDIYQNKLHIKNNNVENKNNITYLIENTIKGFDYNKGGTLIIAPLALIYQWKQEIDKHTKEGFISSYIYYANSKDINSDLLSKYSVVLTTYSTLVSEYKNTCNQNLSNNPTIKGKSNATNVSKSEYVIENKFSYTKWAKEKQEQNEKPEPVNKLEGSNNGEEKGNEIKKRKLNSFFMKPSLNNGKNSILPSTGDKKTNKVLNSMKEYPLYKITWRRIIIDEAHVIKNKNSIQSVAVWKLRGERKWCLTGTPIQNSLYDIFPLLRFLGIKPYGNIEWWSKEIADYVNRNKLNIALDIVRKISSPILLRRTKNSKTREGYNIITLPKKNVHVLKLKFSLEEEDFYRAIFYRSKTKFDTYMHDGNVLSHYSHVLQLLLRLRQCCSHPLLLFSKPFFEEWNDEDIINGMYEENSKITESATDSATEKSNICVKLSNMKVEDTLKSETVKNEILKKDTLIYNFLQKSSNSNKLSNDYVEEIEMLKNGTAMQCVICLEDSVYPLISKCLHIMCKKCADLYFNLTQIAEKKCPGCDNYISLKSLKTLQQNKSPLDDFLKKMKKDNFVYSTKLRILFDHIKEDIKNELHVVVFSQWIGFLKIIEKLLTLHEIPNKIYDGSLTFEQRKNTLYWFNIQKGKIYQPGIGFCQSTCDIPIENKSGKVLLCSLKAGGVGLNLTVSSKVYLMDLWWNPAIEDQAFERIHRIGQLKDVNIYKFVLEKTVEERILQIHQSKQYTANQCLAQVGNKINTDVNLVTQKLGMDDFILMFKDWN, from the exons atgactacttcaaattattttaaatgtgaaaataatatttgtaaTGAATCAAATAACGTATCAAAATATAACTATAGCGATGACGTTATCGAACTTGTGAATTTAAACAGCAATGGACGTAAACCATATAATGGAAAAGAAACAAATGATCTTTCAAAACCCTCGAGAAACAAAGCTAACTACAATAAATTTAAGGAATCAGATAGTGACA ttgaAGTAATTGGTGATATAAGAATTTacaataatgataaaatagaCGAAATAAAGTCATTCAATAAGGATGGGGAATTAATTAGAGGTAAAGGTgtttattttgaatattatCTAGGTTGTATAGAAACAGATTCTATTATATTATCTAGTGAAATATGCGAtgttaaaaatgataaagatgTAAGTATAAGTTATGAAATAACACCCAAATCAACTAAGAGATCGTTTTCTCCtatgtataatttaaaaattaatgataGTTATATTAGttcaaatgattatataaaaataataggtagaaatatacaaaataaaacgCAAACAGGTAAAAAAAAGGTGCCtcaaaaaaagcaaaaaaaagaaaataataacgaTAGTTCTACAGTACGCTATGATACACTATCtcagaaaaataataattttaatgaaatattatcatcagataaaaaatatgtagaaatgaataaatataaatgtgaAGTTTTAAAAGATATTAATGAAGGATATCCATGTATAAGACTTAAACATAATAATAGAGATatatcaaaattaaaaagtcATTTATCAAAAACTCTAAGTGTACTTTTGGTATTAAATGCTATAAGaatagaaataaaattagaaaaagtATCATTATGTGATTTTAAATTTGGTGGAAGTTTAAAAACTTTTGTGCATGTTATTTTATATCCTGATTCATTTAAAATAGATGTACATAAATATCATGAATATAATTCTTTAATCAAATATagtgtaaataatttatttaaagaattaaaaattgCACCATTAAGATtggcaaaaaatataagctCCGATTCTTTTGACGATTTAAATACTAAAATAGTTACTGGAAAAAAccttacaaaaaataatgataatttcTCCAATAAATATGAAAGCTCATCAACTATCAACACTAACAATGCCTTTTATTTAGATTTTGCATTGAAAGGGGGGACACAAG GTTCTTCTACTATATCTCAAGCAAAGGAATACGAAGAAATTTTGGATACAGCAAGCGAAAACGAAGTAGAAGAAAAAAACGAAGACACAACAAATATGGTTTTTGCCGAAGAAAAATATAGAGGTGGGTATTTACTCGAGGATTTTAAAGAAATTTATCCAAATAGTGTGTATTTTAAGCCCACTCTAAAAGCATACCAAGCAGAAGGAATATGGTGGATGTATCTAAAGGAAAATCCACCTGAATATCTGAAGGAAAATATCTTCAAAGGGGAAAAGACAAAGGAAATTGACTTGGACCAAATTATTAGAAGTAAGAGCACATGTAGTGaaatacatgtatataaCGACTTATATGTAGATAAAGAAGTAGATGTATATAACGACGTATATGTAGATAAAGAAGTAGATGTATATGCAGATAAAGAAGTAGATGTATATGTAGATAAAGACGTACATGTAAATAGAGACGTATATGtagataaagaaataaatgtaaatagagacgtatatatagataaagaagtaaatgtaaataaatacatGCATAACTgtgaaatttatttattggaTATGAAAACAGAAAGTGGATCTTCTAATtcgaatataaaaataaaagatgaaaatagcGAAAATGACGAAGAAAATGGACGCATGaacgaaataaataataagaagAAGCTAGTAAAGACTGAAGagtataataatgatgatgataatgatatTCGAAACAAAGAACCATTAAATCCTATGTGGGAAGAGCATGCATTTATacctaatataaaaatatatgaagaaggaaaattaatatttgtattaaaatatttttatgtaaataaaattactGGATGCTTATCTTTGACATATCCACAATACGTTCCTCAATTTCGAGGTGGTATTTTAGCAGATGAGATGGGTTTAGGTAAAACAATACAAAGTATAGGTTTGATAGCACATgatatttatcaaaataaattgcatataaaaaataataatgtagaaaataaaaataatattacatatttaatTGAAAATACAATAAAGGGATTTGATTACAACAAAGGTGGGACATTAATAATTGCACCTCTTGCTTTGATTTATCAATGGAAACAAGAAATAGACAAGCATACAAAAGAAGGCTTTATAAgctcatatatatattatgccaattcaaaagatataaatagCGATTTATTGTCAAAATATTCAGTGGTTCTTACTACATATTCAACTTTAGTTtctgaatataaaaatacatgTAATCAAAATCTTTCTAATAACCCCACTATTAAGGGGAAAAGCAATGCTACTAATGTGAGTAAGAGTGAATACGTCATAGAAAACAAATTCTCTTATACAAAATGGGCGAAAGAAAAACAAGAACAAAATGAGAAACCAGAACCCGTTAATAAATTAGAAGGGTCAAACAATGGGGAAGAAAAAGgtaatgaaattaaaaagcGAAAATTAAACAGCTTTTTTATGAAACCATCATtaaataatggaaaaaattCAATATTACCTTCAACTGGggataaaaaaacaaataaagtattaaatagTATGAAAGAATATCCActatataaaataacatGGAGAAGAATAATAATTGACGAAGCtcatgttataaaaaataaaaattcaattCAATCAGTTGCTGTTTGGAAATTAAGAGGAGAAAGAAAATGGTGTTTAACAGGAACACCTATACAAAATTCtctatatgatatatttccTTTATTGAGATTTTTAGGAATAAAACCATATGGTAATATTGAATGGTGGAGTAAAGAAATTGCTGATTATGTAAatagaaataaattaaatatagcATTAGATATAGTTAGAAAAATATCTTCTCCCATTTTATTAAGAAGAACAAAAAATTCCAAAACAAGAGAaggatataatattattactttaccgaaaaaaaatgtacacgtattaaaattaaagtTTTCTTTAGAAGAAGAAGATTTTTATCGAGCTATATTTTATAGAAGTAAAACAAAATTTGATACATATATGCATGATGGTAATGTATTAAGTCATTACTCTCATGTTTTACAACTCCTTCTAAGATTACGACAATGCTGTTCTCATCCTTTGTTGCTATTTTCGAAGCCATTTTTTGAAGAGTGGAATGATGAAGATATTATAAATGGAATGTATGAAGAAAACTCTAAAATAACAGAATCTGCTACCGATTCAGCAACAGAAAAATCGAATATATGTGTAAAATTATCAAACATGAAAGTAGAGGATACACTGAAAAGTGAAACggtaaaaaatgaaatattgaAAAAGGATACTTTGATATACAACTTTTTGCAAAAATCGTCAAATTCGAACAAATTGAGCAATGATTATGTGGAAGAAATAGAAATGCTAAAAAATGGTACAGCTATGCAATGTGTTATTTGTTTAGAAGATTCGGTATATCCATTAATCAGTAAATGTTTACATATAATGTGTAAAAAGTGTGCAGATTTGTATTTTAATTTAACACAAATAGCAGAAAAGAAATGCCCCGGATGTGATAATTATATAAGTTTAAAATCGTTAAAAACTTTACAACAAAATAAGTCACCTTTAgatgattttttaaaaaaaatgaaaaaggataattttgtatattctACTAAATTAAGAATATTATTTGATCATATAAAAGAAGATATAAAGAATGAACTTCATGTAGTTGTATTCTCACAATGGATAGGgtttcttaaaataattgaaaaattattaacactTCATGAAAtaccaaataaaatatatgatggATCATTAACATTTGAACAAAGAAAAAACACACTTTATTGGTTTAACATccaaaaaggaaaaatatatcaaccaGGAATTGGATTTTGTCAATCAACTTGTGATATTCCTATCGAAAATAAATCAGGAAAGGTTTTATTATGTTCATTAAAGGCGGGAGGAGTAGGATTAAATTTAACGGTTTCATCAAAAGTATATCTTATGGATTTGTGGTGGAACCCAGCTATTGAGGATCAAGCATTTGAAAGAATACATCGAATAGGACAATTGAAGgatgtaaatatatacaaatttgttTTAGAAAAAACAGTAGAAGAACGAATTTTGCAAATACATCAAAGCAAACAATATACAGCTAATCAATGTTTAGCGCAAGttggaaataaaataaatacagaTGTTAATTTAGTTACACAAAAACTAGGAATGGACGATTTTATACTTATGTTCAAGGATTGGAACTGA
- a CDS encoding UDP-N-acetylglucosamine pyrophosphorylase, putative gives MEQILKLLEEYDQKVLGNYFKDGHIDNIDHINLNDLKEFLEKLNKIKYKDDKIKNYKISAPNIIDLNNSIYEHQNLQNGTIIKNIYKNDKITNELKQIGLKCIKENQVAVIFLAGGLGSRLHLKKAKGLLPITPILNKTFFQFYFEQIRFLQDYCFLFFENEIKPYNNNFHNNINCYDENTSNDYKKCNSNNNNNRANNCLSQKENDSNNINDRKNANYKYLENTNESVNIYIYIMTSDFTYDHTIKYLQDNNFFGINSNNVKIFKQCNNFITNFNFDILMKNHNTVLTAPGGNGTIFKALYNNMIINDMINKNIKYIQIVSIDNILNKIADPVLIGLCSFYNCDIVNKAVIKKENEAVGIFCMKEKINQMYDENKNMNTCEDDDKDNPFCVCEYNELSEDILKNSELFKYGNICHHIFSLDFLQHIVKNKIYNNMELHKISREKEYYNFTSSVSNNNILTKSKVYCYEYFIFDIFKYAKKILAYEVCCDNEFNPIKSNNNGDSILSAKISLSNLHKSWLIKKNFNIIQSTQENNNFCEISPLISYDGSFFFNFPKQRDIQLPFVLDRDTLQEN, from the coding sequence ATGGAGCAAATTTTAAAACTATTGGAGGAATATGATCAGAAAGTTTTAGGAAACTACTTCAAAGATGGACATATTGATAATATTGATCATATAAACTTAAATGATTTAAAAGAATTCttagaaaaattaaacaaaataaaatacaaagaCGACAAAATAAAGAACTATAAGATAAGCGCTCCCAATATTATCGACCTGAATAATAGTATATATGAACACCAAAACTTACAAAATGGAAccataattaaaaatatatataaaaatgataaaataactaatgaattaaaacaaataggattaaaatgtattaaagaAAATCAAGTGGCAGTCATATTTTTAGCAGGGGGGTTGGGATCACGACTTCATTTAAAAAAGGCAAAAGGATTGCTCCCAATAACACCTATACTTAATAAAACTTTTTTTCAGTTTTATTTTGAACAAATTAGATTTTTACAAgattattgttttttattttttgaaaatgaaataaaaccATATAACAACAATTtccataataatataaattgcTACGATGAAAATACTAGcaatgattataaaaaatgtaatagtaataataataataatagagcAAATAACTGTCTTTcacaaaaagaaaatgactctaataatataaatgatagaAAAAATGCCAATTACAAATATTTAGAAAACACAAATGAATcagttaatatatatatttatattatgacATCTGATTTTACTTATGATCatacaattaaatatttacaagacaataatttttttggtaTAAACAGTAATAAcgttaaaatttttaaacaatgcaataactttattaccAACTTTAATTTTGATATTCTTATGAAAAATCATAATACTGTGTTAACAGCCCCAGGGGGAAACGGTACTATTTTTAAGgcattatataataatatgataattaatgatatgataaataaaaatattaaatatattcaaattgtaagcattgataatatattaaataaaatagcgGATCCCGTGCTTATAGGATTATGTTCATTCTATAATTGCGATATTGTTAATAAAGcagttataaaaaaagaaaatgaggCAGTTGGAATTTTTTGtatgaaagaaaaaataaatcaaatgtatgatgaaaataaaaatatgaatacaTGCGAAGACGATGATAAGGACAATCCTTTTTGTGTGTGTGAATATAATGAACTAAGTGAAGATATCCTAAAAAATtcagaattatttaaatatggaAATATATGTCATCATATATTTTCCTTAGATTTTTTACAACAtattgttaaaaataaaatatataataatatggaattacataaaatatcgagagaaaaagaatattataattttacgTCTAGTgtatcaaataataatatacttaCTAAATCAAAAGTATATtgttatgaatattttatttttgatatttttaaatacgCTAAGAAAATATTAGCATATGAAGTATGTTGTGATAACGAATTTAATCCAATAAAAAGTAATAACAATGGTGATAGTATATTAAGTGCTAAAATAAGCTTAAGTAATTTACATAAATCTTggcttataaaaaaaaattttaatattattcaaAGTACCcaggaaaataataatttttgtgAAATATCTCCTTTAATATCGTATGATggatcttttttttttaatttcccAAAACAAAGAGATATACAATTGCCATTTGTGCTTGATAGAGATACTTTAcaagaaaattaa